One genomic region from Dethiosulfovibrio russensis encodes:
- a CDS encoding ABC transporter ATP-binding protein, producing MKFKLKSIYKRFSVPGRSEITALKNVSIEFPIGSFTVVLGKSGCGKTTMLRLMAGLAPPSSGKIVMKGGRSVGVVFQEPRLMPWLSVRKNVELVLDKATENTGRIEEILRQVGLSYFENAMPSQLSGGMSQRVALARALAYEPEILLMDEPFGALDYFTRRKLQQDLSLLVEKRGLTVVLVTHDVEEAIFLASRIVVMGKGRILSVMEDVNSKSMNLQERETLKAGILASLDDDGGSSR from the coding sequence ATTAAATTTAAGCTTAAATCCATATACAAGAGATTTTCGGTACCTGGTCGATCCGAAATAACAGCACTGAAAAACGTCTCCATCGAGTTCCCTATAGGATCCTTCACGGTAGTCCTAGGTAAAAGCGGATGCGGAAAGACAACCATGTTGAGGTTAATGGCCGGACTGGCTCCTCCATCGTCCGGAAAAATCGTGATGAAAGGGGGGCGTTCCGTAGGGGTAGTCTTCCAAGAACCAAGACTAATGCCATGGCTATCGGTAAGAAAAAACGTCGAACTCGTGCTCGACAAAGCCACCGAGAATACCGGTAGAATCGAAGAGATACTGAGACAGGTCGGATTGTCATATTTCGAGAATGCCATGCCAAGTCAACTTTCCGGCGGAATGTCACAAAGAGTCGCTCTAGCGAGAGCATTGGCATACGAGCCGGAAATATTGTTGATGGACGAACCCTTCGGAGCACTGGATTATTTCACCAGGAGGAAACTACAACAGGATCTATCCCTTTTGGTAGAAAAAAGGGGATTGACCGTCGTTCTGGTTACACACGACGTCGAGGAGGCCATTTTTCTGGCTTCCAGAATAGTCGTAATGGGAAAAGGCAGAATCCTGTCGGTAATGGAGGACGTGAACTCAAAATCCATGAACCTACAGGAAAGGGAGACACTAAAAGCAGGGATCCTCGCATCCCTCGACGATGACGGGGGATCGTCGCGATGA
- a CDS encoding ABC transporter permease has protein sequence MRRDIKHLAGGVVFPAAILLLWWLGSDQNIWNAYVIPAPCKVIKALKDMAIDGSLIHHMGASFFRVFTGFAISVITAVPMGFLMGLSSRSRRWFDPTLDFLRHVPPLAVMPMLILWFGIGEISKIVVVVMATFFPILLNTQEGVVSCDESLLEVGRVFRMSRRRRFREILVPSALPSILVGMRLGLGYSWRSLIGAELIAASSGIGYMIHDAEQLSRSDVIVAGVILMGVIGSLSDWGFLKLSNKLLSWKEGS, from the coding sequence GTGAGAAGAGACATTAAACACCTCGCCGGAGGAGTGGTTTTTCCCGCGGCAATACTTTTACTTTGGTGGCTCGGATCGGACCAAAATATCTGGAACGCTTACGTTATTCCGGCTCCTTGCAAGGTTATAAAAGCCCTCAAAGACATGGCTATAGACGGAAGCCTTATCCACCATATGGGAGCCAGCTTTTTCAGGGTCTTTACGGGATTCGCCATTTCGGTGATCACAGCCGTTCCCATGGGGTTTTTGATGGGACTTTCGTCGAGATCTAGAAGGTGGTTCGACCCTACGCTGGACTTTCTGCGACACGTTCCTCCCCTCGCTGTGATGCCCATGTTGATATTATGGTTCGGCATAGGGGAGATATCCAAGATAGTCGTAGTAGTAATGGCAACCTTTTTCCCTATTCTCCTAAACACCCAGGAAGGGGTCGTTTCATGCGACGAAAGCCTCCTGGAAGTGGGACGAGTCTTCCGAATGTCGCGGAGACGGCGTTTCAGGGAGATCCTGGTACCGTCCGCTCTTCCATCGATTCTGGTGGGCATGAGACTTGGGCTTGGATACAGCTGGCGCTCGCTGATAGGAGCGGAACTGATAGCAGCATCGTCCGGAATAGGCTACATGATACATGATGCGGAACAGCTTTCGCGATCGGATGTGATCGTAGCGGGAGTTATCCTCATGGGAGTGATAGGTAGCTTATCAGACTGGGGCTTTCTAAAGCTATCAAACAAATTGCTCTCATGGAAGGAGGGATCCTAA
- a CDS encoding FKBP-type peptidyl-prolyl cis-trans isomerase — MTKTTAGCHVKVHYTGTTNDGTVFDSSLERDPLAFTVGAGQMIAGFDEGVLGMSEGEEKTIVLPPEKAYGPRNEELLFAVGREQLPEGYEPSIGDQLSVTSAEGGVFPVTIAGLDEDVVTLDGNHRLAGEELTFKITMVEVTPA; from the coding sequence ATGACAAAGACAACCGCAGGATGCCACGTCAAGGTCCACTACACCGGAACGACGAATGACGGAACCGTTTTCGATTCCTCCCTCGAGAGGGATCCCCTGGCCTTCACGGTGGGAGCCGGACAGATGATAGCGGGTTTCGACGAGGGAGTCCTGGGAATGTCCGAGGGCGAGGAAAAGACGATAGTGCTTCCTCCCGAGAAGGCCTACGGCCCGAGGAACGAGGAGCTCCTCTTCGCCGTCGGACGAGAGCAGCTTCCAGAGGGGTACGAGCCCTCGATAGGAGATCAGCTTTCGGTTACCTCCGCAGAGGGAGGGGTCTTCCCCGTCACCATAGCGGGACTGGACGAGGACGTCGTAACGCTGGACGGCAACCATCGTCTGGCCGGAGAGGAACTGACCTTCAAGATAACCATGGTCGAGGTTACTCCAGCCTGA
- a CDS encoding ABC-F family ATP-binding cassette domain-containing protein, translating into MIDIGNLRLTLGGKLLYDDLSWRILDGSKVGLVGANGSGKTTLLKVLMGLIEPDGGTVTMPSKAKVGYLPQDLHELPNVSVMSYIKESAGIDELESSLRKTEDELGNTVPDSPEQKRALERYERAMEAFERAGGYSFDAMAKKAIKGLGFSPADGDRPTYEFSGGWKMRISLAAALMSRPDVLLLDEPTNHLDTESMEWLEGWLMSYPGTVVAISHDRRFMDRIMGSIAELSNRRICEYKGNFSQYLEESARRLEQLEKERLKQQEEIEKTRQFIDRFRYKATKAAQVQSRIRKLERMEEVRIDGPGKTVSIRFPKCPRSGHSVLEAAELSKSYGDLSVFDDLEFQLTRGEKVALVGVNGAGKSTLSRLIAGRELPDEGFIELGHNVSMGFFSQESSQNLDYDNTIWEEIDRSSDRLSPEGKRTLLGAFLFSGEDIHKRISVLSGGEKSRVALVKLLLQETNFLVLDEPTNHLDMSTKELFQRALLEYDGTMIIVSHDRYFLDNLVERVLEIRGGRLYDYPGNYSYFIEKRDQTILEETESTSGKNDEPPSLKDRKRAEAELRNRIYREKRRFVEELAPLEKTISDLETKKETIHEGLCDPKTLEDSSKVRNLMVDLKNVEDELDRAMARWEELMEAIESVEAQP; encoded by the coding sequence ATGATCGACATAGGTAATCTCAGGCTCACCCTGGGAGGGAAGCTTCTATACGACGACCTTTCATGGCGGATACTGGACGGAAGCAAGGTCGGCCTGGTGGGAGCCAACGGATCGGGCAAGACCACCCTGCTCAAGGTTTTGATGGGGCTTATAGAGCCCGACGGCGGGACAGTGACCATGCCCTCGAAGGCCAAGGTGGGCTACCTGCCTCAGGACCTGCACGAGCTACCGAACGTATCCGTCATGTCCTATATAAAGGAAAGCGCCGGCATAGACGAGCTGGAAAGCTCTCTCAGAAAGACAGAGGACGAGCTAGGAAACACCGTCCCGGACAGCCCGGAGCAGAAGAGAGCCCTGGAGAGATACGAAAGGGCCATGGAGGCCTTCGAGAGAGCTGGCGGATACTCTTTCGATGCCATGGCGAAGAAAGCCATAAAGGGATTGGGCTTTTCCCCAGCCGACGGAGACAGACCTACGTACGAGTTCTCCGGAGGCTGGAAGATGAGGATCTCCCTGGCGGCGGCCCTTATGTCCAGACCGGACGTGCTTCTACTGGACGAGCCGACGAACCACCTGGACACCGAGAGCATGGAATGGCTGGAGGGATGGCTGATGAGCTATCCCGGAACGGTGGTGGCCATCTCCCACGACAGACGCTTCATGGACAGGATCATGGGGTCCATAGCGGAGCTGTCCAACCGCAGGATATGCGAATACAAAGGCAACTTCTCCCAGTATCTTGAGGAAAGCGCCAGAAGACTGGAACAGCTGGAGAAAGAGCGGCTTAAACAACAGGAGGAGATAGAGAAAACCCGTCAGTTCATAGACCGCTTCCGATACAAGGCCACGAAGGCCGCCCAGGTTCAAAGCAGGATAAGGAAACTGGAGCGAATGGAAGAGGTAAGGATAGACGGACCGGGTAAGACCGTGTCCATACGCTTCCCTAAATGTCCAAGAAGCGGCCATTCTGTGTTGGAGGCGGCGGAACTTTCCAAATCCTACGGAGACCTCTCCGTTTTCGACGATCTGGAGTTCCAGCTCACCAGAGGAGAAAAGGTGGCCCTGGTGGGCGTCAACGGTGCCGGTAAATCGACTCTCTCGAGGCTGATCGCAGGAAGGGAGTTGCCCGACGAGGGCTTCATCGAGCTGGGACACAACGTATCCATGGGATTCTTCTCCCAGGAGAGCAGTCAGAACCTGGACTACGACAACACCATCTGGGAGGAGATAGACCGATCCTCCGACAGGCTTTCCCCCGAGGGGAAGAGGACCCTGCTGGGAGCGTTCCTCTTTTCCGGAGAGGACATACACAAGAGGATATCGGTCCTGTCCGGCGGTGAAAAGTCCAGGGTCGCCCTGGTCAAGCTTCTGCTTCAGGAGACGAATTTTCTGGTGCTGGACGAACCGACCAACCATCTGGACATGTCCACCAAAGAGCTGTTTCAAAGGGCTTTGTTGGAATACGACGGAACGATGATAATCGTATCCCACGATCGCTATTTTCTGGACAATCTGGTCGAAAGGGTACTTGAAATTCGGGGAGGAAGACTGTACGATTACCCCGGAAATTACAGCTATTTTATCGAAAAAAGAGATCAGACCATTCTGGAAGAGACTGAGTCGACCTCCGGGAAAAACGACGAACCCCCTTCGCTGAAGGACAGAAAACGGGCGGAGGCGGAGCTGCGTAACAGGATCTACCGTGAGAAGAGAAGATTCGTGGAGGAACTTGCTCCTCTGGAAAAGACCATATCCGACCTGGAGACGAAGAAAGAGACCATACACGAGGGTCTATGCGACCCGAAAACCCTCGAGGACTCCTCCAAGGTGCGGAACCTCATGGTGGACCTGAAGAACGTCGAGGACGAGCTCGACCGGGCTATGGCCCGGTGGGAAGAGCTCATGGAGGCAATAGAGAGCGTCGAGGCTCAGCCCTGA
- a CDS encoding HD domain-containing phosphohydrolase, whose product MDSSKKSVEEAVYLFFDRYSVRDLEGILKCFLPDEGYYVGTGVDECGAGIEGIRAMMERDINSTSSMKIVIEDLWSRVSRDGKSACAFVRGRMHASLVDGHILIPRFRKTMFLELHDDRWLQSHSHMSFPCMEQDEKSSFPAVNLKGRYDLLFSRTIDPILFLSPYTLDVIEANHAASSLWGFSKEELEDLSLRDLTDEETLLRVNQLLLEKGSPMFSFEGLARRGDGSRLEVEISLERVSVAGLSSCLCIVRDISDRKKQERALLRRLEFEKLISSLSSRVLLKEDLDEAIEFALAGLGNFSGARSCYLFQFFDRGARRCMTHCWEKLKGTVDRSDFQDFPSDKFEYFVGRLEAGDPIVIDDVPAMGDEWGLQRELLQRQGLKSFVVVPFFVSGQLKGYLGFDDVWDSRNWTPEDLVLLETFCDVLSQAMVKREGEARLRKTMNSSIEVLSRAVEQRDLFTSGHQKRVSSLAEAIGVKLGFDPYRAEGIRIAGLLHDIGKINVPAEILNKPGPLSALEYQLVQRHPEIGRDILGDVHFPWPIAEAVLQHHERLDGSGYPQGLAGDAISLDARILGVADVVEAMCSHRPYRPSLGLDVALNELRKNRDVLYDSDVVDACFQLAEEGFFSEPPFA is encoded by the coding sequence TTGGATTCCTCTAAAAAGTCGGTTGAAGAGGCGGTATACCTTTTTTTCGACCGATACAGCGTCAGAGATCTGGAAGGTATATTGAAATGCTTTCTCCCAGATGAAGGGTATTATGTCGGAACGGGAGTAGATGAATGCGGAGCAGGCATAGAGGGAATCCGAGCCATGATGGAACGTGATATTAACAGTACGTCTTCCATGAAGATAGTCATAGAGGACCTTTGGAGCAGGGTATCCAGAGACGGAAAGAGCGCCTGTGCTTTTGTTCGAGGTCGAATGCACGCCAGCCTGGTAGACGGACATATACTGATTCCTCGTTTCAGAAAAACGATGTTTCTCGAACTTCATGACGATAGGTGGCTCCAATCTCATTCACACATGTCTTTTCCCTGTATGGAGCAGGACGAAAAGAGTTCCTTTCCCGCGGTTAATCTCAAGGGACGATACGATCTTCTTTTCAGTAGAACCATAGACCCCATCCTCTTTCTGTCGCCGTATACGTTGGATGTAATAGAGGCGAACCATGCGGCCAGTTCTCTGTGGGGTTTTTCCAAGGAAGAGTTGGAGGACCTTTCTCTGAGAGATCTTACGGACGAAGAGACTCTCTTGAGGGTGAATCAACTGCTTCTCGAAAAGGGCAGCCCGATGTTTTCTTTCGAAGGATTAGCGAGGAGAGGAGATGGAAGTCGGTTGGAGGTGGAGATCTCCTTGGAGAGGGTCTCCGTCGCTGGGTTGAGCTCCTGCCTTTGTATTGTAAGGGACATCTCCGATAGAAAAAAACAGGAGCGGGCCCTGCTTCGTCGTCTGGAGTTCGAGAAATTGATCTCCAGTCTGTCGTCCAGGGTGCTTTTGAAGGAAGATCTTGACGAAGCTATCGAATTTGCCTTGGCTGGTTTGGGGAATTTTTCCGGTGCGCGATCATGTTATCTCTTCCAATTCTTCGATCGAGGGGCCAGACGTTGTATGACCCACTGTTGGGAGAAGTTAAAAGGAACTGTGGATCGATCCGATTTTCAGGATTTCCCGAGCGATAAATTCGAATATTTCGTAGGTCGTCTCGAGGCAGGCGATCCTATCGTCATAGACGATGTACCGGCAATGGGAGACGAATGGGGCCTCCAGAGGGAGCTTCTGCAGAGACAGGGGCTGAAGTCATTCGTGGTGGTTCCCTTCTTCGTCTCGGGGCAACTGAAAGGTTATCTGGGTTTCGACGACGTCTGGGATTCCCGAAACTGGACTCCGGAGGATCTCGTGTTGCTGGAGACCTTCTGCGATGTCTTGAGCCAGGCCATGGTCAAGAGAGAAGGGGAGGCCCGGCTCAGAAAGACCATGAACAGCAGCATAGAGGTGCTCTCCCGGGCGGTGGAGCAGAGGGATCTGTTTACCTCGGGACATCAGAAAAGGGTGTCCTCCCTGGCTGAGGCCATAGGGGTTAAACTAGGCTTCGATCCCTATCGGGCCGAGGGGATCAGGATCGCCGGGTTGCTCCACGATATAGGCAAGATAAACGTGCCTGCCGAGATACTGAACAAGCCAGGCCCCCTCTCGGCTCTGGAGTATCAGCTGGTTCAAAGGCACCCGGAGATAGGAAGGGACATCCTTGGCGACGTCCACTTTCCGTGGCCCATAGCCGAGGCGGTGCTTCAGCATCACGAAAGGCTGGACGGGTCCGGCTATCCTCAGGGACTCGCAGGCGACGCCATATCCCTGGATGCCAGGATACTGGGCGTCGCCGACGTGGTGGAGGCTATGTGCTCCCACCGTCCCTACAGGCCCAGCCTAGGGTTGGACGTCGCCTTAAACGAGTTGAGGAAAAACAGAGACGTCCTTTACGATTCGGACGTTGTGGACGCCTGTTTTCAGCTGGCAGAGGAGGGATTCTTCTCCGAGCCGCCCTTCGCATAG
- a CDS encoding NAD(P)/FAD-dependent oxidoreductase: MQLEKFDVIVVGGGPAGMMAAGKAAEIGASVALVEKNDRLGVKLAITGKGRCNLTHMEKDPLKLVEPFGRNGRFLLSSLSRFGVEDTLEFFRSRGVATKVERGSRVFPETGLNSEDVVNALSDFMFEGKVKIFTVTTARGLTVSDGEVTGIITDRGTMSASSVIVTTGGMSYPGTGSTGDGYRWAKETGHRIVGPEPAICPVKTEERWCSELQGLTLRNVSISLWRGGKRVSDRFGEMLFTHFGISGPIVMDMAKEIGTSLSKGSSALFLDLKPALDKGKLDARILRDLEAHRRELLKNGLKDLLPRAIIPVIMEAAGIPAETRVDEVTKDQRKDLIEALKSLPITPTGLLGYRWSVITSGGVSLKDVDPKTMASKKTAGLFFAGEILDLDGPTGGYNLQVCWSTGYVAGNEAGLYAKGGSEKNPSSAS; encoded by the coding sequence GTGCAATTAGAGAAATTCGACGTCATAGTCGTAGGAGGCGGACCGGCAGGGATGATGGCAGCCGGGAAGGCAGCCGAGATCGGCGCCTCTGTGGCCTTGGTGGAGAAAAACGACAGGCTCGGCGTCAAGCTTGCAATAACCGGCAAGGGACGATGCAACCTGACCCACATGGAAAAAGATCCTCTGAAGCTGGTGGAGCCATTCGGCAGAAACGGCCGTTTTCTGCTTTCATCTCTCAGTCGTTTCGGAGTGGAGGATACCCTGGAGTTCTTCCGGTCCAGAGGGGTGGCAACCAAGGTCGAGAGAGGATCCAGGGTCTTCCCCGAAACCGGACTGAACAGCGAGGACGTCGTAAACGCCCTGAGCGACTTCATGTTCGAGGGGAAGGTCAAGATATTCACCGTGACCACCGCCCGGGGGTTGACCGTCTCCGACGGCGAGGTCACCGGGATAATTACCGATAGAGGAACTATGTCGGCTTCCTCGGTGATAGTGACCACCGGAGGAATGTCCTATCCCGGCACCGGATCCACCGGCGACGGCTATCGCTGGGCGAAGGAGACGGGACACCGCATAGTAGGACCAGAGCCGGCCATATGCCCGGTGAAGACCGAGGAGAGATGGTGCTCCGAGCTACAGGGGCTCACATTGAGAAACGTGTCTATCTCCCTGTGGAGGGGAGGGAAGAGGGTATCCGACCGTTTCGGAGAGATGCTGTTCACCCATTTCGGCATAAGCGGACCTATCGTGATGGACATGGCCAAGGAGATAGGGACGTCCTTGTCCAAGGGATCCTCCGCTTTGTTTTTAGATCTAAAGCCCGCATTGGACAAGGGCAAGCTGGACGCCAGGATCCTTAGGGACCTGGAGGCCCACAGGAGAGAGCTGTTGAAGAACGGCCTGAAGGATCTGCTGCCACGAGCCATAATCCCGGTGATAATGGAGGCCGCTGGGATCCCGGCGGAGACAAGGGTGGACGAGGTCACCAAGGATCAAAGAAAGGACCTCATCGAGGCGTTAAAATCCCTTCCCATAACCCCTACAGGCCTTTTAGGATATCGATGGTCCGTCATAACCTCCGGAGGAGTCTCGTTGAAGGACGTGGATCCCAAGACTATGGCATCTAAAAAGACTGCCGGGCTTTTCTTCGCCGGGGAGATTCTGGATCTGGACGGCCCCACCGGAGGCTACAATCTACAGGTCTGTTGGTCCACCGGCTACGTGGCCGGGAACGAGGCAGGCCTCTATGCGAAGGGCGGCTCGGAGAAGAATCCCTCCTCTGCCAGCTGA
- a CDS encoding iron-containing alcohol dehydrogenase, translated as MWDAKMPIHEIREIRAKTTVYLGVGAIAKIDDIVGELKGKGIEKVLCVTGRGSYKKTGAWDHVTAAFQKYGVEHVLFDKIRPNPEADDVDAAAKMGRDFGAQAVVAIGGGSPIDAGKSAAILMEYKDQDARSLYEFKFTPEKAAPIVAINLTHGTGTEADRFAVVTIPEKEYKPAIAYDCIYPAYAIDDPALMTGLSAAQTRFTAIDAVNHVTEAATTKVATPYTVLLAKEVVRLVAKYLPQALQNPDDLTARYYLLYASLIAGICFDNGLLHFTHALEHPLSGVKPDLAHGLGLAMILPAVLRQIYVAQPEVLAELYAPIVSDLKGIPAEADMVARKVERWLYDMGVTSKLSDEGYTDADVPKLVKLAQTTPSLDGLLSMAPIPAGADVIERIYRDSMNPYGCCC; from the coding sequence ATGTGGGATGCCAAGATGCCTATTCACGAGATACGAGAGATAAGGGCCAAGACCACAGTCTACCTTGGAGTTGGAGCCATCGCCAAGATAGACGACATCGTGGGGGAGCTCAAGGGAAAGGGAATCGAGAAGGTACTCTGCGTTACCGGGAGAGGGTCCTATAAGAAGACCGGTGCCTGGGATCACGTCACCGCCGCCTTCCAGAAGTACGGAGTCGAGCACGTTCTATTCGACAAGATTCGTCCCAATCCCGAGGCCGACGACGTCGACGCAGCTGCGAAGATGGGCCGCGACTTCGGCGCACAGGCGGTGGTAGCCATAGGCGGAGGAAGCCCCATAGACGCGGGAAAGAGCGCCGCCATCCTCATGGAGTATAAGGACCAGGATGCCAGGAGTCTCTACGAGTTCAAGTTCACCCCGGAGAAGGCCGCTCCCATCGTGGCCATAAACCTGACCCACGGAACCGGAACAGAGGCGGACCGTTTCGCCGTCGTGACCATACCGGAGAAGGAATACAAGCCGGCCATCGCCTACGACTGCATCTATCCCGCCTATGCGATAGACGACCCTGCACTCATGACCGGTCTGTCCGCCGCTCAGACCCGCTTTACCGCCATAGACGCGGTCAATCACGTCACGGAGGCCGCCACGACCAAGGTCGCCACTCCCTACACCGTCCTTCTGGCCAAGGAGGTGGTGCGTCTGGTGGCTAAGTACCTGCCTCAGGCTCTCCAGAATCCCGACGACCTCACCGCCCGCTATTATCTGCTTTACGCCTCTCTTATAGCGGGGATATGCTTCGACAACGGCTTGCTTCACTTCACCCACGCCCTGGAGCATCCTCTGAGCGGAGTGAAGCCCGATCTGGCCCACGGTCTGGGTCTCGCCATGATCCTCCCCGCCGTGCTGCGCCAGATATACGTGGCTCAGCCCGAGGTCCTGGCGGAGCTCTACGCCCCTATAGTATCGGACCTCAAGGGCATTCCCGCCGAGGCCGACATGGTGGCTCGCAAGGTCGAGCGTTGGCTCTACGACATGGGAGTCACCTCCAAGCTCTCCGACGAGGGCTACACCGACGCGGACGTCCCCAAGTTGGTCAAACTGGCTCAGACCACCCCGTCGCTGGACGGACTGCTCTCCATGGCTCCTATTCCTGCCGGAGCGGACGTCATTGAGAGGATCTACCGGGACTCGATGAACCCCTACGGGTGCTGCTGCTGA
- a CDS encoding Tex family protein, whose product MKLSHQEILAKELRIPRKNVEATAALLEEGCTVPFIARYRKEATGSLDEVAIAGIRDGLERLAETDKRRASMVSSLEERGLLTEELKAKLDKAGTMTALEDIYLPFRPKRRTKATVAREKGLEPLARIIMSQEGADLEAEASRFLDEEKGVNSIQEALEGARNIISEEISENGEARMEMRALFVRRGTLKAKMKPGKEEEGARFADWSDWEEPMAKAPSHRILAMFRGESEGVLSVSVRPPQEAAIHRLESRFVKGEKADSNQVKEAVEDGYKRLLESSMETEARKALKSKADREAISVFVKNVREVLMAPPLGQKRVMALDPGFRTGCKLVCLDETGEMVHHETVFPHTSQARREQAMESVAKLFVQYGIEAVAVGNGTAGRETESFLKDCLPEGAEIYSVNESGASIYSASALAREEFPDLDVSYRGAVSIGRRLMDPLAELVKVDPKSIGVGQYQHDVDQKELKKALDDVVASCVNSVGVEVNTASPQLLSFVSGLSLKLAKSVVERRRKEGPFKTRKDLLKVSGLGPKTYQQAAGFLRIRGGSHPLDDSAVHPERYDLVNSMAEDLGRSISDLLEDRELRKSIDPGRYVGGDVGLPTVNDILSELAKPGRDPRERLQLFSFDPSVSELSDLKAGMVLPGIVTNVTDFGAFVDVGVHQDGLVHVSRLSDRFVKDPHQAAKPGQTVEVAVLDVDLKRKRLSLSMKKKDFPKTDEK is encoded by the coding sequence ATGAAACTATCTCACCAGGAGATCCTGGCCAAGGAGCTCCGCATACCCCGAAAGAACGTCGAGGCCACGGCGGCCTTGTTGGAGGAAGGATGCACCGTTCCCTTCATAGCCCGTTATCGCAAGGAGGCGACTGGAAGCCTGGACGAGGTCGCCATAGCGGGAATAAGGGACGGTCTGGAGAGGCTCGCCGAGACGGACAAACGTCGGGCATCCATGGTGAGCTCCCTGGAGGAGAGAGGCCTTCTAACGGAGGAGCTTAAGGCCAAGCTGGATAAGGCGGGAACCATGACCGCCCTGGAGGACATATACCTGCCCTTCCGACCCAAGAGACGGACGAAGGCGACGGTAGCCAGGGAGAAGGGTCTGGAGCCTCTGGCTCGGATCATAATGTCTCAGGAGGGCGCCGACCTCGAGGCGGAGGCATCCCGCTTTCTGGACGAGGAAAAGGGGGTGAACTCGATCCAGGAGGCTCTCGAGGGAGCGAGAAACATCATCTCCGAGGAGATAAGCGAGAACGGAGAGGCCAGGATGGAGATGAGGGCCCTTTTCGTCCGACGAGGAACCCTGAAGGCCAAGATGAAACCGGGCAAGGAGGAGGAAGGGGCTCGTTTCGCCGACTGGAGCGACTGGGAGGAGCCCATGGCGAAGGCCCCGTCCCACCGGATACTGGCGATGTTCAGAGGCGAATCTGAGGGAGTTCTCTCCGTGTCTGTCCGTCCTCCTCAGGAGGCGGCCATCCACAGACTGGAGAGCCGATTCGTCAAGGGCGAAAAAGCCGATTCCAATCAGGTGAAAGAGGCGGTGGAGGACGGCTACAAGAGACTGCTGGAGTCCTCTATGGAGACAGAGGCCAGAAAGGCCCTGAAAAGCAAGGCCGACAGAGAAGCTATCTCCGTTTTCGTCAAGAACGTCAGGGAGGTTCTGATGGCCCCTCCTCTGGGACAGAAAAGGGTGATGGCCCTGGATCCGGGGTTCAGGACGGGATGCAAGCTGGTCTGTCTGGACGAGACCGGAGAGATGGTCCATCACGAAACGGTCTTCCCCCACACTTCTCAGGCCAGACGAGAGCAGGCTATGGAAAGCGTGGCCAAGTTGTTCGTCCAATACGGCATAGAAGCGGTCGCGGTGGGCAACGGAACGGCCGGAAGGGAGACGGAGTCGTTCCTGAAGGACTGTCTGCCCGAGGGAGCCGAGATATACTCGGTCAACGAGAGCGGAGCTTCCATATATTCGGCTTCCGCCCTGGCTAGAGAGGAATTTCCCGACCTCGACGTTTCCTATAGGGGGGCGGTCTCCATCGGCAGGCGGCTGATGGATCCTCTGGCGGAGCTGGTGAAGGTGGACCCGAAATCCATCGGGGTGGGCCAGTATCAGCACGACGTGGACCAGAAGGAACTGAAGAAGGCACTGGACGACGTCGTGGCGTCCTGCGTCAACTCCGTAGGGGTGGAGGTCAATACCGCCAGCCCTCAGCTTCTTTCCTTCGTCTCCGGACTGAGCCTCAAGCTGGCCAAGTCTGTGGTCGAGAGAAGACGAAAGGAAGGTCCCTTCAAGACCAGAAAGGATCTGTTGAAGGTATCCGGCCTGGGACCAAAGACCTACCAACAGGCGGCGGGATTTCTCAGGATCAGGGGAGGTTCCCATCCTCTTGACGACAGCGCCGTCCACCCCGAGAGATACGACCTGGTCAACTCCATGGCCGAAGATCTGGGCAGGTCCATCTCGGACCTTCTGGAGGACAGGGAACTGCGAAAATCCATAGATCCCGGTCGCTACGTCGGAGGAGACGTGGGACTGCCTACGGTGAACGACATACTGTCAGAGCTGGCTAAGCCCGGTAGGGATCCTAGGGAAAGGCTTCAGCTCTTCTCCTTCGATCCTTCCGTGTCGGAGCTGTCGGACCTTAAGGCCGGTATGGTGCTGCCGGGGATAGTGACCAACGTAACCGACTTCGGAGCCTTCGTGGACGTCGGAGTTCACCAGGACGGCCTGGTCCACGTCAGTCGCCTGTCCGATCGTTTCGTAAAGGACCCCCATCAGGCGGCCAAGCCGGGACAGACGGTGGAGGTAGCGGTGTTGGACGTAGACCTGAAGAGAAAGAGGCTATCCCTATCGATGAAGAAGAAGGACTTTCCCAAAACGGACGAAAAATAA